A single genomic interval of Daucus carota subsp. sativus chromosome 1, DH1 v3.0, whole genome shotgun sequence harbors:
- the LOC135151266 gene encoding uncharacterized protein LOC135151266 gives MNVDIGTKRKVVYSENNVWLETTPFKVENLKDCSNQDLRYIIKKIQHEKDKEDETTNTSSTTPTDGKKETESSNVDDSTSSPTSSSTTIDDRTSTNAPYSTVENPRSGNDSDEDGYASDRNERSDSRSGNDSNNHNSNERSGGNNVDERSDSRSGYGSSHESNDNSNSSGSDEDGDNKDEILPDKEDETTNTSEKSSSTTPTDGNKETEARTVRSDGNGSYYDSTSYSTVDTQHTDDHDSEPENSSPGNDSNNNNDNSSGNGKGWSLEKEYDNNSGSDNKSCTPPENHSSSDSDNNNNRTSSPTTTNSSSGWDALVKEMKREKEQKERDTTSSTSSTCEPTSTYAPTANDYTTARNVDDYSQRDTIGENELIEHYVIRMENKDRVKEIWDRKARAEEMLSKLNSDNVYNPRTRNYWKDEIRCVNRAYAIFKTQKDIREGKTTVEDITLSNWYAGDYSADIPYPYDPDVKILLDKFKDKEKAQHVWLWKERTHMELKREAEKGDNADQRLLMLYKYRIACVKVAYSKYMDSQQMDGDERLESLADFLPSNDSYDYESNGSYYDSYDVESNGKNDDSSLTTSVNDTTTSEDRVTNDYTTSSSNDSYYDSSSSIDISAQELDRSSDKTDDHTQEQRDNAHLSEPFKRDKEVEHLEKNQDDP, from the coding sequence ATGAATGTGGATATCGGTACCAAAAGGAAAGTGGTATACAGTGAAAATAATGTTTGGTTGGAGACCACACCCTTTAAAGTGGAAAACTTAAAAGACTGCTCAAATCAGGACTTGAGATACATTATCAAGAAAATCCAACATgagaaagataaagaagatGAGACTACTAACACTTCTTCAACTACGCCTACGGATGGCAAGAAAGAGACAGAAAGCAGCAACGTTGATGATAGCACTTCTTCGCCAACCAGCTCTTCAACAACCATTGATGATAGAACTTCGACTAATGCACCTTATAGCACTGTTGAGAACCCACGCTCTGGcaatgatagtgatgaagacggCTACGCCAGTGATAGAAACGAACGCTCAGACTCACGCTCTGGCAATGATAGCAATAACCATAACAGCAACGAACGCTCAGGTGGCAACAACGTTGATGAACGCTCAGACTCACGCTCTGGCTACGGCAGTTCACATGAAAGCAATGATAATAGCAATAGCTCTGGGAGTGATGAAGACGGTGACAATAAGGATGAAATCCTACCGGATAAAGAAGATGAGACTACTAACACTTCTGAGAAGTCTTCTTCAACTACGCCTACGGATGGCAACAAAGAGACAGAAGCAAGAACTGTTCGTTCAGATGGCAATGGCAGCTACTATGATAGCACTTCTTATAGCACTGTTGACACTCAACATACGGATGACCATGATAGTGAACCAGAGAATAGCTCCCCTGGCAACGATAGCAATAACAACAATGATAATAGCTCTGGTAACGGCAAGGGATGGTCCTTAGAGAAAGAATATGATAACAATTCTGGGAGTGACAATAAGAGTTGTACCCCTCCTGAGAACCATTCTTCAAGTGATTCAGACAACAATAACAATAGGACTTCTTCGCCTACCACAACTAACAGTTCTTCAGGATGGGATGCACTTGTAAAagagatgaaaagagaaaaagaacaaaaagaaagagatacAACTTCTTCAACTAGCAGCACTTGTGAGCCTACTTCTACCTATGCGCCTACTGCAAATGATTACACTACAGCGCGAAACGTAGATGATTATTCTCAACGTGACACCATAGGAGAAAATGAATTGATTGAACACTATGTTATTAGAATGGAGAACAAAGATAGAGTGAAAGAGATCTGGGATCGCAAAGCAAGAGCAGAAGAAATGCTGAGCAAACTCAATTCAGACAATGTATACAACCCTAGAACAAGAAATTATTGGAAAGATGAAATCAGGTGTGTAAACCGGGCCTATGCTATCTTCAAGACCCAGAAGGACATCAGGGAAGGTAAGACAACAGTAGAAGATATTACACTATCCAACTGGTATGCTGGGGATTATTCTGCGGATATTCCTTATCCCTATGATCCAGACGTTAAGATACTTCTTGACAAATTCAAGGATAAAGAAAAAGCACAACACGTATGGCTATGGAAAGAGAGAACCCATATGGAGCTAAAAAGAGAAGCTGAGAAGGGAGATAATGCTGACCAACGACTTTTGATGTTGTACAAATATCGTATAGCATGTGTCAAGGTCGCTTACTCTAAATACATGGATAGTCAACAAATGGATGGAGACGAAAGACTCGAATCTTTAGCAGACTTCCTACCCTCTAATGATAGCTATGATTATGAGAGCAATGGCAGCTACTATGATAGCTATGATGTAGAGAGCAATGGCAAGAATGATGATTCTAGCTTAACTACAAGTGTAAACGATACCACTACAAGCGAAGACAGAGTAACCAACGATTACACTACAAGCTCGAGCAATGACAGCTACTACGATAGCTCTTCTTCCATTGATATAAGTGCGCAGGAGCTGGATAGAAGTTCAGATAAGACTGATGATCATACGCAAGAACAAAGAGATAATGCTCATCTTTCAGAACCCTTTAAGCGCGACAAAGAGGTCGAGCATCTTGAGAAGAATCAAGATGATCCATAG